The nucleotide sequence TTATTTGCCACGTCTGTGCCCAAAGAAACGCCTGTAGGCAGAGGCATAGCCATAGCGCATTGCGTAACGCTCACAGGGATTGTAATCTTCGCAAATCtcccgctgctgctcctggggtgtcTTGTTGCGCTCTCTGATCCTGCTCACAGTCGCAAAAGGGGAAGACGGGAAGGAGAGACAGAATATTATTATGACTTGCATCTACGTCTGCTTTTCCAGCTGCATCTTTGCAAGGCTTTAAGTGATTTCTAATCTGTCCACAAGCACGTGCAAAAAAAACCTCTGCAAAGTCTTGAAAGGGTTTGTCATTTTTTAGAAATATGGCAGCTTTCACATAAATGTCCTCTACGAAAATGTGGGTGACACTGTGTGCAGAGTCTGACCCTGAGATGGAAACATGTGGGCATGTGCTGTTTCTATGGCTTAGAAGCGGTGCAGAGTGGAGAGTAGGCTGCATGCAATAGGATCATGGGGCAATTCTACAGAGGATCTACCGGTAGTGGAGATTTTTGATATTATCACAGGGTCCTGGGGGCCATTCCATGGAGGATCTAATAATAGGGATCATGACTCTTGCCATTAGGAATGTGTCATTTTCAGATTCTCCCAGTTTACCATTTTCCAGTTCAGTTCACTTTCCAATGGCTTCTCTCTTGCCTAAGAAAAGACACCCTCTCCATTCCCCACTCACCATGAATAACTCTGGACACTAAGAGGACGTACCTTTCCTGCACAACTTGGTTCCTTCTGTTCTCAGGTGGAGTTCTCATGAAGATGTTGGCGTGCCTTCTGTTAATGAAGGGACCTGGAGGGATAGTTATTCATCATTATTATGAGGTTGAACCAAAGGCCAACAGTTCTATACAAAGAAAAGCACTGCTCTCTTGCCGTATCCTCCCAATATCAGTCTTTGTGATGGCCAACTGGTCTATACACTCTTGCCTTTCTGCTGTTAATAGCGACTCATGCCctctcacttccagtttttaatGGGCGCTTTCAGATGGCCAAAAGCCATTTTGGCTACTGCTAAGCCTTAATGCGTGAAGGAGGCTACTATAAGAGGTGAGACTGATGAGTTTATCCAAGAACTCTGCAACAAAGGACAGCAGGAGAGAGGGACAATGGTGAAGGTAATGGCAGAgggcaggtgggcaggtgggcaggtgggcaggTAATACTGATAGGCAGGGTTGCACACTTTCACCAAATATGCCATCACCACTTCTCCACACCGGTTGAGTCAAAAGCACTGCGCCGGTTCACAACGGAAAGCTCTACAGTGCTGCTGCAATGCAAGCTCTAACCAATTATACAACAGCACCTCAAGAAATCAGAATCATAGGTGGAAGAAATGCAGGAATGCAACGGCCTGGGAGGACCCTGTTCTACATTCTCATGAACAAATCAAAGAAATAATGTTGGTGCCAAAGAGGACAG is from Lacerta agilis isolate rLacAgi1 chromosome 10, rLacAgi1.pri, whole genome shotgun sequence and encodes:
- the MGP gene encoding matrix Gla protein; translated protein: MRSLIILALLAVLMMAAFCYESHESIESHEFTSPFINRRHANIFMRTPPENRRNQVVQERIRERNKTPQEQQREICEDYNPCERYAMRYGYASAYRRFFGHRRGK